In Leptodesmis sichuanensis A121, the following are encoded in one genomic region:
- a CDS encoding DNA methyltransferase, with protein MTDENDLVLDPFAGSNTTGFVAENLQRRWMAFELNEEYLIGSQYRFEE; from the coding sequence TTGACGGATGAAAATGATCTTGTACTAGATCCCTTTGCAGGTTCAAACACGACAGGTTTTGTTGCAGAAAATTTACAAAGGCGATGGATGGCTTTTGAGTTGAATGAGGAATACTTGATCGGAAGTCAATATCGTTTTGAAGAGTGA
- a CDS encoding transposase gives MIHLGSLYEWKEEFRAIYEQPLTVEEGKRQIQGWLDQARVVYSEASTTIRNHLDGISNYFRNRTTSGAMEGINNRIKLIKRQAYGFVNFNNFRERLLACFSD, from the coding sequence ATAATCCATTTAGGATCGCTATATGAGTGGAAAGAAGAGTTTCGCGCGATTTATGAACAACCATTAACCGTTGAGGAAGGCAAGCGTCAGATCCAAGGGTGGCTCGATCAAGCGCGAGTCGTCTATAGTGAAGCAAGCACAACGATTCGTAACCATTTAGATGGGATTAGCAACTACTTTCGGAATCGCACAACGAGTGGCGCAATGGAGGGAATCAACAACCGAATTAAATTGATTAAACGGCAAGCTTATGGCTTTGTCAATTTCAACAATTTTCGAGAAAGACTATTAGCCTGCTTCTCTGATTAA
- a CDS encoding transposase, translating to MVFFEDECHLLWGDLCGYVWGKTNERIEVPITNERSRQTYYGAVNIYTQQCLIQASETGNSDGTIAFLQYLLSQCPNSRIALIWDGASYHRSQEVKQYLESVNQGLDESNWKITCIRFAPNDPKQNPIEDIWLQAKRFIREYYHLCQSFNVVKFLFELVTHHQTFSFPKLFTYGFFS from the coding sequence GTGGTCTTCTTTGAGGATGAATGCCATCTGTTGTGGGGGGACTTATGTGGGTATGTGTGGGGCAAAACAAACGAACGCATCGAGGTTCCCATCACCAATGAACGCAGCAGGCAGACTTACTATGGAGCCGTGAATATCTACACACAGCAGTGCCTGATTCAAGCATCTGAAACTGGCAATAGCGATGGCACGATTGCTTTTCTTCAATATCTGCTGAGCCAATGTCCGAACAGTCGGATTGCGTTGATTTGGGATGGAGCCAGCTATCATCGCTCCCAAGAGGTAAAACAGTATCTTGAATCGGTCAATCAAGGACTCGATGAGTCCAACTGGAAAATCACTTGCATTCGCTTTGCGCCCAATGATCCCAAGCAAAACCCAATTGAGGATATTTGGTTGCAGGCAAAGCGATTCATTCGAGAGTACTACCACTTGTGTCAATCGTTCAATGTCGTTAAGTTCCTCTTTGAGCTTGTGACTCACCACCAAACCTTTAGCTTTCCAAAGCTTTTTACCTATGGCTTTTTCTCATAA
- a CDS encoding helix-turn-helix domain-containing protein, whose translation MVGNGSMLEDLNDFIKSNPDARELKRAVAVQMFLKGYKHREIGESIGVSSGFISKWSRIYEQLGVSGLKLGYCGSVGYLEPEQRQAVISWLKHKNYWNLAELQAHIEQEYGVVFDSKQSYYTLFEQAGISWKKTQKRNPKADPALVEKKTGDYGLVGGASAGDHLGRVGGLL comes from the coding sequence ATGGTTGGAAATGGTTCTATGCTAGAAGACCTGAATGACTTCATCAAGTCTAATCCAGATGCGCGTGAACTCAAACGAGCAGTAGCGGTCCAAATGTTTCTCAAAGGATATAAGCATCGAGAGATTGGGGAGAGTATCGGTGTGAGTTCAGGTTTCATTAGCAAATGGAGTAGGATCTACGAACAGTTGGGGGTTTCTGGGTTGAAACTGGGGTATTGCGGTTCAGTCGGCTATCTAGAACCAGAGCAACGGCAGGCGGTGATTAGCTGGTTAAAGCACAAGAATTACTGGAATCTGGCTGAGTTGCAAGCGCATATTGAACAGGAGTATGGAGTAGTCTTTGACTCCAAGCAAAGTTACTACACCCTGTTTGAGCAAGCTGGGATTAGCTGGAAGAAAACGCAAAAGCGCAATCCGAAGGCAGACCCAGCGTTAGTAGAGAAAAAAACAGGAGATTACGGCTTGGTTGGAGGCGCATCGGCAGGAGATCATCTCGGGCGAGTTGGTGGTCTTCTTTGA
- a CDS encoding transposase, whose amino-acid sequence MGIDEISKRKGHQNFATVIGDVEAGKLIEVIDSHQQEDIIETLKQQPIEVRAKVEEVSVDMWGGFPKVVKKVFPNAVVVIDRFHVMKLVNEELNKIRRQSGVSDRGSKFILLKNGKDLTAEEKTKLEEILKRSKRLGKAYSNPKSDVRI is encoded by the coding sequence ATTGGGATTGATGAAATCAGCAAGCGGAAAGGGCATCAAAACTTCGCCACCGTTATCGGCGACGTTGAGGCCGGGAAATTGATTGAAGTGATTGACAGTCACCAACAGGAAGACATTATTGAAACCCTGAAGCAGCAGCCCATAGAGGTGCGTGCAAAAGTTGAAGAGGTGAGCGTGGATATGTGGGGAGGGTTCCCAAAGGTAGTCAAGAAAGTGTTTCCCAATGCCGTGGTAGTGATTGACCGCTTTCATGTCATGAAATTAGTCAATGAGGAGTTAAATAAAATTCGTAGACAATCGGGTGTATCAGACCGAGGTAGCAAATTCATTTTGCTCAAGAATGGCAAGGATTTAACAGCAGAAGAAAAGACAAAGTTAGAAGAGATTCTGAAACGGTCAAAGCGATTAGGAAAAGCCTATAGCAATCCCAAATCAGATGTGAGAATCTAG
- a CDS encoding transposase family protein, producing MDIHLDRLLNFPHVTVENCIQKDNEVYLKLRLLNQESSCPHCKKLSSELHQNRPILIRDLSIFGQVTYLKIPRRQFYCRDCQRYFTESLTFMDAGRQYTRRYEEHIYQQVQLSSMEQVGRVEGLSFERIEGIFKHQYAQKKTRDGQESNALGLMKSASGKGIKTSPPLSATLRPGN from the coding sequence ATGGACATACATCTTGATAGATTGCTTAACTTCCCTCACGTTACGGTTGAAAATTGCATTCAAAAAGACAATGAAGTGTACTTAAAGTTGCGCTTGCTCAATCAAGAATCTAGCTGTCCACACTGTAAGAAATTAAGTTCAGAGTTGCATCAAAACCGTCCGATTTTGATTCGAGACCTATCGATTTTTGGCCAAGTCACTTATTTGAAAATTCCTCGTCGTCAGTTTTATTGTCGTGATTGCCAACGTTATTTTACTGAGTCATTGACATTTATGGACGCAGGACGGCAGTACACTCGACGCTATGAGGAGCATATTTACCAGCAAGTACAACTGTCAAGTATGGAGCAAGTGGGTCGCGTAGAAGGATTAAGCTTTGAGCGCATTGAAGGGATTTTCAAGCATCAGTATGCACAGAAAAAAACACGGGATGGGCAGGAGTCAAACGCATTGGGATTGATGAAATCAGCAAGCGGAAAGGGCATCAAAACTTCGCCACCGTTATCGGCGACGTTGAGGCCGGGAAATTGA
- a CDS encoding DNA methyltransferase: MAQVSSRQLGLFQKQKITKQSEVNSQPYYTQTYGAAYLGDSLELIKGLKDCSVNLILTSPPFALTRKKEYGNESAETYVNWFLRFAHEFKRVLTEDGSFVIDLGGAYLPGNPVRSIYQYELLVRLCKEVGFFLAQDFFHYNPARLPTPAEWVTVRRIRVKDSVNVVWWLSKTEYPKADNRKVLKPYSESMKQLLKNGYKAKLRPSGHDISTKFQKDNSGAIPPNLIEAANTESNSFYLRKCKEAGMKPHPARFPASFADFFGSSGSGVKIV; encoded by the coding sequence ATGGCTCAAGTAAGCTCCAGGCAATTAGGGTTGTTTCAGAAGCAAAAGATAACTAAGCAATCAGAAGTAAATAGTCAGCCTTATTACACTCAGACTTATGGAGCAGCGTACTTAGGAGATAGTCTTGAGCTTATAAAAGGTCTGAAGGATTGCAGTGTCAACCTAATTTTGACATCCCCCCCCTTTGCACTTACTCGCAAAAAAGAATATGGGAATGAGAGCGCAGAAACCTACGTTAATTGGTTTCTTCGATTTGCACACGAATTCAAGAGAGTGCTTACTGAAGATGGATCATTTGTAATTGATCTGGGGGGGGCTTATCTTCCTGGGAATCCAGTTCGTAGCATCTATCAATATGAGTTGCTTGTTCGACTGTGTAAAGAAGTGGGATTTTTTCTAGCTCAAGATTTCTTTCACTATAATCCTGCCAGACTTCCAACCCCTGCAGAATGGGTTACTGTTAGACGTATTCGAGTAAAAGATTCAGTTAATGTGGTGTGGTGGCTATCAAAAACTGAGTACCCCAAAGCTGATAATAGAAAAGTTTTGAAGCCTTATAGTGAAAGTATGAAACAGCTTCTAAAAAATGGTTATAAGGCTAAATTACGTCCTAGTGGACATGATATTTCTACTAAGTTTCAAAAAGATAATTCAGGGGCAATTCCACCAAATCTTATAGAAGCGGCTAACACGGAATCAAACAGCTTCTATCTACGGAAGTGCAAAGAGGCAGGGATGAAACCTCATCCGGCACGATTTCCTGCATCCTTTGCTGACTTCTTTGGCTCTTCCGGATCCGGGGTGAAAATCGTATAA
- the trmFO gene encoding FADH(2)-oxidizing methylenetetrahydrofolate--tRNA-(uracil(54)-C(5))-methyltransferase TrmFO — translation MTVEQPIQVIGGGLAGTEAAWQIAQAGVPVILYEMRPQRSSPAHHSEHLAELVCSNSFGAQASDRASGLLHEELRRSGSIIIATADEFAVPAGGALAVDRGVFSQTLTERLANHPLIDLRREEVHQIPVDGITVLTTGPLTSPDLAADLQRFTGMDYMSFFDAASPIVVGESINYDIVFRASRYDRGEAAYLNCPLNREQYLQFWQALCEAEQAELKDFERETAKFFEGCLPIEEMAKRGEDTMRYGPLKPVGLFDARLGDFRDPDNRSKRPYAVVQLRQEDKAGHLWNMVGFQTNLRWSEQKRVFRMIPGLENAEFVRMGVMHRNTFINAPELLQPTLQFKTRQTLLAAGQLIGTEGYTAATAGGWLAGTNAARLALGQVPLTLPNTTMMGALFDFISSASPKHFQPMPPNFGILPDLPKRIRNKQERYGQYRDRALADLATWQQQIAASDLHLSA, via the coding sequence ATGACAGTGGAGCAGCCCATTCAAGTCATTGGGGGAGGATTAGCGGGAACAGAAGCCGCGTGGCAAATTGCTCAGGCGGGAGTACCTGTCATTTTGTATGAAATGCGACCTCAGCGATCGAGTCCGGCTCATCACAGTGAACATCTGGCTGAACTGGTGTGTAGTAACTCGTTTGGGGCACAGGCCAGCGATCGGGCTTCTGGTTTACTGCATGAAGAACTGCGACGGTCAGGTTCCATCATTATTGCAACGGCAGATGAATTTGCAGTTCCTGCGGGAGGAGCGCTGGCCGTCGATCGCGGGGTGTTCAGCCAGACTTTGACTGAGCGGTTAGCGAACCATCCCCTGATTGACCTGCGCCGAGAGGAAGTGCATCAGATTCCGGTAGATGGTATTACGGTGTTAACCACTGGCCCGCTGACCAGTCCCGATCTGGCCGCAGATTTGCAGCGCTTCACAGGTATGGACTACATGAGCTTTTTTGATGCCGCCAGTCCGATCGTCGTGGGAGAGTCAATCAACTATGACATTGTGTTTCGGGCCTCTCGCTACGATCGAGGAGAAGCCGCTTACCTGAACTGTCCTTTAAACCGGGAGCAATACCTGCAGTTCTGGCAAGCTCTATGTGAAGCAGAACAGGCAGAACTAAAGGATTTTGAACGGGAAACGGCGAAATTTTTTGAAGGCTGTTTACCGATCGAAGAGATGGCCAAACGGGGAGAAGATACCATGCGTTATGGCCCCTTAAAACCTGTGGGTCTATTTGATGCCCGGTTGGGAGACTTTCGAGATCCTGACAATCGCAGCAAGCGACCTTATGCTGTGGTGCAGTTGCGGCAGGAAGACAAAGCCGGACACTTGTGGAATATGGTTGGGTTTCAAACCAATTTGCGCTGGAGTGAACAAAAGCGCGTGTTTCGGATGATCCCAGGATTAGAAAATGCCGAATTTGTCCGCATGGGAGTCATGCACCGCAACACGTTTATCAATGCCCCAGAACTACTGCAGCCCACGCTCCAGTTCAAAACTCGTCAGACCCTCTTAGCCGCTGGACAACTGATTGGCACTGAAGGGTATACGGCTGCGACAGCAGGAGGCTGGTTAGCTGGAACCAATGCCGCCCGGTTAGCCCTGGGTCAGGTTCCTTTGACGCTGCCAAATACCACGATGATGGGAGCCTTGTTTGACTTTATTAGCTCCGCATCGCCCAAGCACTTTCAACCCATGCCTCCGAATTTCGGCATCCTGCCCGATCTGCCCAAACGAATTCGGAATAAGCAGGAACGTTATGGACAGTATCGCGATCGTGCTCTGGCTGACCTGGCTACCTGGCAGCAACAGATCGCTGCGTCAGATCTGCATCTATCCGCTTAA
- a CDS encoding sensor histidine kinase, which translates to MNTQSPHELNQSTSVASSVLTVALDSDANSTSSTNAAELPDEDEMQEMRQALGQKMAECKYLNCQLQEAVQKRQQLEQQLQWHEDSEQVLATIAALNYQYHHLSQTLQDIVWQVHTVLQADRVCLYRLQADRSSFVMAEAVRSGLPAIAGFLIRDAFVSSPEWIERYQNGQTCIIPDLSNIHQTAEATPNSSGIVKPDPGTDTLLRYFQVKAKLVLPIHIHQQLWGFLVIHQCATPRHWQKPEINFLKRLTWQLGVAIEQQQLHQELQGLQERLSIQRQNQAIRLQQTLAFEAMLTRITDRVRDSLDEQQILQTAIQELTTVLGADCCQAVLCDPEQATCGVKFEYRAPLLAASEPQPRQKPFVDPMAHPAELCQQIHQGGLFQFCCMEPYLNRGQETILIAPILDDQGCLGSLRVFTRYSHSFDASETRLVQQVASHCAIALRQARLFAASQTQVKAMERLHQLKDDFLSTISHELRTPLSSIKMVTNLLKMMFKSAPRFPNPDQAAIGVDSSKVTQYLKVLEEECDREINLIDDLLSIQHLNAGNHPVSLIPIQLQEWIPHVAETVAQRLQTQQQTLKLVIAADLPPLVSDTFMLNRILVELLNNACKYTPVGETITVEAAHTSSQIEIAVKNSGIEIASDELTHVFDPFYRIPNNDPWKQSGTGLGLSLTRKLVEYLGGTIQVESHTNQVCFKVKFPSSI; encoded by the coding sequence AATGGCAGAATGCAAGTATCTGAATTGCCAGTTGCAAGAGGCCGTTCAGAAACGCCAGCAGTTAGAGCAGCAATTGCAGTGGCATGAGGACAGTGAACAGGTTTTAGCCACGATCGCAGCACTCAATTATCAATATCACCACCTTTCTCAAACCTTACAGGATATCGTCTGGCAAGTACACACAGTCTTGCAGGCCGATCGGGTGTGCTTGTACCGTTTACAGGCCGATCGCAGTAGTTTTGTGATGGCAGAAGCGGTGCGATCGGGCTTGCCTGCCATTGCAGGATTCCTGATTCGAGATGCCTTCGTGTCCAGTCCGGAATGGATCGAACGGTATCAAAATGGTCAGACCTGCATTATTCCTGATCTGAGTAACATCCATCAGACTGCTGAGGCCACCCCAAATTCCAGTGGCATTGTCAAACCGGATCCCGGCACAGATACCTTACTGCGGTATTTTCAAGTCAAAGCTAAGTTGGTTTTGCCCATTCACATTCATCAGCAACTGTGGGGTTTTTTGGTGATTCATCAATGTGCAACTCCCCGGCACTGGCAGAAACCCGAAATTAATTTTCTTAAGCGATTGACCTGGCAGTTGGGAGTGGCGATCGAGCAGCAACAACTTCATCAGGAGTTACAGGGGCTTCAGGAGAGACTTTCTATACAACGGCAAAACCAGGCCATCCGTCTGCAGCAAACCCTGGCCTTTGAAGCCATGTTGACTCGCATTACTGATCGGGTAAGGGACAGTCTGGATGAACAGCAAATTTTGCAAACAGCGATTCAGGAATTAACCACGGTGCTGGGGGCAGACTGCTGTCAGGCGGTTTTGTGTGACCCTGAACAAGCAACGTGCGGGGTTAAATTTGAGTATCGTGCTCCCTTGCTGGCGGCCAGTGAACCCCAGCCGCGGCAAAAGCCATTCGTTGATCCCATGGCCCATCCGGCTGAACTTTGCCAACAAATCCACCAGGGCGGCCTGTTTCAGTTCTGCTGCATGGAACCCTATCTCAACCGGGGGCAAGAGACGATTTTGATTGCCCCAATTCTGGATGATCAGGGATGTCTGGGAAGCTTACGGGTGTTCACCCGGTACAGCCATAGCTTTGATGCCTCCGAAACTCGGTTGGTGCAACAGGTGGCCAGTCATTGTGCGATCGCATTGCGGCAGGCTCGTTTGTTTGCAGCCAGTCAGACTCAGGTAAAGGCCATGGAACGACTGCATCAGTTGAAAGATGACTTTCTCAGCACCATCTCCCACGAACTGCGAACTCCCTTATCCAGCATCAAAATGGTGACAAATTTGCTGAAGATGATGTTTAAATCAGCACCCCGATTTCCCAACCCAGATCAGGCTGCGATCGGGGTGGACTCTAGCAAGGTCACTCAGTATCTCAAGGTTCTGGAAGAAGAGTGCGATCGTGAAATCAACTTGATTGACGACCTGCTCTCCATTCAACATCTGAATGCAGGCAACCATCCGGTATCCCTGATTCCCATCCAGTTACAGGAATGGATTCCCCACGTTGCCGAAACCGTTGCCCAACGTCTGCAAACTCAGCAACAAACCTTAAAGCTGGTCATCGCAGCAGACTTACCTCCTTTAGTATCTGACACCTTTATGCTGAACCGCATTCTGGTGGAATTGTTGAACAACGCCTGTAAGTATACGCCTGTTGGAGAAACCATCACAGTAGAAGCCGCTCATACGTCTTCTCAAATTGAGATTGCCGTCAAGAACAGTGGCATCGAAATTGCCTCCGATGAGCTAACTCACGTTTTTGATCCCTTCTATCGGATTCCCAACAACGATCCCTGGAAACAAAGTGGCACCGGACTGGGACTCTCTCTCACCCGAAAACTCGTAGAGTATCTGGGCGGCACTATCCAGGTAGAAAGCCACACCAATCAAGTCTGCTTCAAAGTCAAATTTCCCTCTTCCATCTAG